In Streptomyces sp. DG2A-72, one genomic interval encodes:
- a CDS encoding DUF4350 domain-containing protein produces the protein MTTEAMLPSTSASPTTRQVWTRTRGVLLALVLLLVGAIAIAVIQSDARHGRLDPRSADPYGSRAVAELLADRGVSTRVVTTLDEARTTARPDTTLLVADPDLLTARQQTQLHAATDASGGRSILVAPGSWSVERLAPGVIADPATSLDSALSPDCNLPAARRAGSADTGGIRYTALQVDADECYPSERLATLVRVPAASEGGDTIVIGAPDILFNDRLDEQGNASLALQLLGSRPHLVWYLPSLSDSTAAGTEGERGFFDLLPSGWLWGTLQLFIAAALAALWRARRLGPLVPENLPVAIRASETVEGRARLYRKANARDRAAAALRSTTRTRLAPLVGVPVAQAHAPEALLPALSAHLHGDGQSLHTLLFGPPPSDDAALIALADQLDALEREVRRP, from the coding sequence ATGACCACTGAGGCCATGCTCCCGTCCACCTCGGCCTCTCCCACCACCCGCCAGGTGTGGACCCGCACGCGAGGCGTCCTGCTCGCCCTCGTGCTGCTCCTGGTGGGGGCCATCGCGATCGCCGTGATCCAGTCCGACGCCCGGCACGGCCGACTCGACCCCCGCTCCGCCGATCCCTACGGCAGCCGCGCCGTCGCCGAACTGCTCGCCGACCGCGGCGTGTCCACACGCGTGGTCACCACCCTGGACGAGGCCCGCACCACCGCCCGCCCGGACACCACACTCCTCGTGGCCGACCCCGACCTGCTGACAGCACGTCAACAGACACAGCTGCACGCCGCCACCGACGCCTCCGGCGGACGCAGCATCCTGGTCGCGCCCGGCAGCTGGTCCGTCGAACGGCTCGCCCCCGGCGTCATCGCCGACCCTGCCACCAGCCTCGACTCGGCGCTGTCGCCCGACTGCAATCTGCCGGCGGCCCGCCGCGCAGGTAGCGCCGACACCGGCGGCATCCGGTACACGGCCCTCCAGGTCGACGCCGACGAGTGCTACCCCAGCGAGCGCCTGGCCACCCTCGTGCGCGTCCCGGCGGCATCGGAGGGCGGCGACACCATCGTCATCGGTGCGCCCGACATCCTCTTCAACGACCGCCTCGACGAGCAGGGCAACGCCTCGCTCGCCCTCCAACTCCTCGGCTCCCGCCCTCATCTGGTCTGGTACCTCCCCTCGCTCTCCGACTCCACCGCCGCCGGCACCGAGGGCGAGCGAGGCTTCTTCGACCTGCTCCCCTCGGGCTGGCTCTGGGGCACACTTCAGCTCTTCATCGCGGCAGCCCTGGCCGCCCTCTGGCGGGCACGGCGGCTCGGCCCTCTCGTGCCCGAAAATCTCCCCGTGGCGATCCGCGCCTCCGAAACCGTCGAAGGCCGTGCCCGCCTCTACCGCAAGGCCAACGCCCGCGACCGCGCGGCCGCCGCTCTCCGCTCCACCACCCGCACCCGCCTCGCCCCCCTCGTAGGCGTCCCCGTCGCCCAGGCACACGCGCCCGAAGCCCTGCTCCCCGCGCTGTCCGCCCACCTCCACGGCGACGGACAGTCCCTGCACACCCTCCTCTTCGGCCCGCCGCCCAGCGACGACGCCGCGCTCATCGCCCTCGCCGACCAACTCGACGCCCTCGAAAGAGAGGTACGCCGTCCATGA
- the mtrB gene encoding MtrAB system histidine kinase MtrB, which produces MSGDSAASAPGKPGARAGRPVGRKAAGSRWGRFLEGGLLQGGVQGSPVLRLFMRWVRRPLLPVMRLWRRNIQLKVVVTTLLMSLGVVLLLGFVVIGQVRNGLLDAKVKASQSQATGGFAVAKQNADETASGTVDDATTADGRPAQNVIEWMSDLVSSLSSGGQGAFDVVTLPVGDDTGGGRGPRASGYVDPFASVPEDLRERVDNSTAAAQSYTRIIYNTDKEAQPALVIGKQVNDPNGDPYQLYYLFPLTQEEKSLSLVKGTLATAGLFVVVLLGAIAWLVVRQVVTPVRMAAGIAERLSAGRLQERMKVTGEDDIARLGEAFNKMAQNLQLKIQQLEDLSRMQRRFVSDVSHELRTPLTTVRMAADVIHEAREDFDPVTARSAELLADQLDRFESLLADLLEISRFDAGAAALEAEPIDLREVVRRVVSGAEPLAERKGTHIRVVGDQQPVVAEADARRVERVLRNLVVNAVEHGEGKDVIVKLAAAGGAVAVAVRDYGVGLKPGEATRVFSRFWRADPARARTTGGTGLGLSIALEDARLHGGWLQAWGEPGGGSQFRLTLPRTADEPLRGSPIPLEPKDSRRNRGLDDAGLPHGGGEKTATVPAQPTGEQGPPMSIAPRLAAVAPTADPTALPGNGARVVPRPTSGTRPQDDTPASDGPRGVSSDRADARSQDVEQQGEAFRGR; this is translated from the coding sequence ATGTCCGGGGACAGTGCCGCTTCGGCGCCCGGCAAGCCCGGGGCCCGCGCGGGGCGGCCTGTCGGCCGGAAGGCTGCGGGCTCCCGCTGGGGACGTTTCCTGGAGGGCGGGCTGCTGCAGGGCGGAGTCCAGGGCAGCCCGGTGCTGCGCCTGTTCATGCGCTGGGTGCGTCGGCCGCTGCTGCCCGTCATGCGGCTGTGGCGGCGCAACATCCAGCTCAAGGTCGTCGTCACGACGCTGCTGATGTCGCTGGGCGTGGTCCTGCTGCTCGGCTTCGTCGTCATCGGGCAGGTGCGCAACGGCCTGCTGGACGCCAAGGTGAAGGCCTCGCAGAGCCAGGCCACCGGTGGCTTCGCGGTCGCCAAGCAGAACGCCGACGAGACCGCCAGCGGGACCGTCGACGACGCCACCACGGCGGACGGCCGTCCCGCGCAGAACGTCATCGAATGGATGAGCGATCTGGTCTCCTCGCTGTCCAGCGGTGGCCAGGGCGCCTTCGACGTCGTCACGCTCCCCGTGGGCGACGACACCGGCGGTGGGCGTGGACCGCGCGCCTCGGGTTATGTCGACCCGTTCGCCAGCGTGCCCGAGGACCTGCGTGAACGCGTCGACAACAGCACCGCGGCGGCTCAGAGCTACACCCGCATCATCTACAACACCGACAAGGAGGCCCAGCCGGCCCTGGTCATCGGCAAGCAGGTCAACGACCCGAACGGCGACCCGTACCAGCTGTACTACCTCTTCCCGCTCACCCAGGAGGAGAAGTCGCTGAGCCTGGTCAAGGGGACGCTGGCGACGGCAGGGCTGTTCGTGGTCGTTCTCCTCGGGGCGATTGCCTGGCTGGTGGTACGCCAGGTCGTCACCCCGGTTCGGATGGCCGCGGGCATCGCCGAGCGGCTGTCCGCGGGGCGCCTGCAGGAACGTATGAAGGTCACCGGCGAGGACGACATCGCGCGGCTCGGCGAGGCCTTCAACAAGATGGCCCAGAACCTGCAGCTGAAGATCCAGCAGCTGGAGGACCTGTCGCGGATGCAGCGGCGGTTCGTCTCCGATGTCTCGCACGAGCTGCGGACGCCGCTGACGACCGTACGGATGGCCGCAGACGTGATCCACGAGGCGCGGGAGGACTTCGATCCCGTGACCGCGCGGTCGGCGGAGTTGCTGGCCGACCAGCTGGACCGGTTCGAGTCGCTGCTCGCCGATCTGCTGGAGATCAGCCGCTTCGACGCGGGCGCGGCGGCGTTGGAGGCCGAGCCGATAGACCTCAGGGAGGTCGTACGGCGGGTTGTCAGCGGTGCCGAGCCGCTCGCCGAGCGCAAGGGCACGCACATACGAGTCGTCGGCGACCAGCAGCCCGTCGTCGCGGAGGCGGACGCGAGGCGGGTGGAGCGTGTCCTGCGCAACCTCGTCGTCAACGCCGTGGAGCACGGCGAGGGCAAGGACGTCATCGTCAAGCTCGCCGCGGCGGGCGGGGCGGTCGCTGTCGCGGTGCGTGACTACGGAGTCGGCCTCAAGCCCGGCGAGGCGACTCGCGTCTTCAGCCGGTTCTGGCGGGCCGACCCGGCACGCGCGCGTACCACCGGTGGTACGGGGCTGGGGCTGTCGATCGCCCTGGAGGATGCGCGGCTGCACGGCGGCTGGTTGCAGGCATGGGGTGAGCCGGGCGGCGGCTCGCAGTTCCGGCTGACGCTGCCGAGGACCGCGGACGAGCCGCTGCGGGGCTCCCCGATACCGCTGGAGCCGAAGGACTCGCGACGCAATCGCGGACTTGACGACGCCGGTCTGCCGCACGGCGGTGGCGAGAAGACCGCGACCGTGCCGGCGCAGCCGACGGGGGAGCAGGGGCCGCCGATGTCGATCGCTCCGCGGCTGGCCGCCGTGGCGCCGACGGCGGACCCGACGGCGCTGCCCGGCAACGGCGCGCGCGTGGTGCCCCGGCCGACTTCAGGCACCCGACCACAGGACGACACGCCGGCTTCGGACGGGCCGCGCGGCGTGTCCTCGGACCGTGCGGACGCCCGGTCGCAGGACGTGGAACAGCAAGGGGAGGCATTTCGTGGGCGCTGA
- a CDS encoding LpqB family beta-propeller domain-containing protein: MGADREGGARRRPVRAVAYAVCGGVLLAGCASMPDSGDLRGVESTPRQDTQVRVFAMPPFEGAQPQQIVDGFLEALTSDDPHYETARKYLTARAAKKWQPEMSTTVLASAPDTTPDPGPREDSDYFSFTLTGTKVAAVDRQQAYAPARGKYSQTVYLVREEKTKQWRIDGLPPGVVMGRSDFQRNYMSVDKYFFASNTAAGTVVQQPAAVADPVYVRRHVDPITQMVRSLLNGPTVWLKSVVRSSFPTGTALKKGVTSLTPDDQNKLTVPLNKKAARVGLSKCNEMAAQILFTLQNLTPAVDEVELKSGDAQLCTLTEDSADGVAARGEVKRAEYLYFIDGKKRLVRMAADSSDKQSEAVPGALGEGDVELRSVAVSRDENRAAAVSADGKSLYVGSMVSSGSLGEAVLHSAGGSVEHRLTTPSWDSQGDLWVADQDPGNSRLLMLEGGAGEPIVVNTPELDGRIESVRVASDGVRIALVVDKGGKQSLLIGRIERSGKVGESQAVSVFGLHSAAPELEEVTAMSWAGDSRLVVVGREEGGVQQMRYAAVDGSTPEGPAPAALTGVKEIAASEDERLPLVAYSEDGIVRLPTGAQWQKVITEGSAPVYPG; the protein is encoded by the coding sequence GTGGGCGCTGACCGCGAGGGGGGCGCGCGGCGTCGGCCGGTGCGCGCAGTGGCGTATGCCGTCTGTGGCGGCGTACTGCTGGCCGGATGCGCCTCGATGCCCGACAGCGGGGATCTGCGCGGCGTCGAATCCACCCCGCGCCAGGACACACAGGTGCGGGTCTTCGCGATGCCGCCCTTCGAGGGTGCTCAGCCTCAGCAGATCGTGGACGGCTTCCTTGAGGCGCTGACCAGCGACGATCCGCACTATGAGACGGCGCGCAAGTACCTGACCGCAAGGGCCGCGAAGAAGTGGCAGCCGGAGATGTCCACGACGGTGCTCGCGAGCGCGCCCGACACCACGCCCGACCCGGGGCCCCGCGAGGACAGCGACTACTTCTCCTTCACGCTCACCGGTACCAAGGTCGCCGCGGTGGACAGGCAGCAGGCGTATGCGCCCGCCCGCGGGAAGTACAGCCAGACGGTCTACCTCGTGCGGGAGGAGAAGACCAAGCAGTGGCGCATCGACGGCCTGCCGCCGGGCGTCGTCATGGGCAGGTCGGACTTCCAGCGCAACTACATGTCCGTCGACAAGTACTTCTTCGCCTCGAACACCGCGGCCGGGACGGTCGTGCAGCAGCCTGCGGCGGTCGCCGATCCGGTGTATGTACGACGGCATGTTGACCCGATCACGCAGATGGTGCGCTCCCTGCTCAACGGGCCCACCGTCTGGCTCAAGTCGGTCGTCAGGTCGAGCTTCCCGACCGGTACGGCGCTGAAGAAGGGCGTCACCTCGTTGACGCCGGACGACCAGAACAAGCTGACCGTTCCGTTGAACAAGAAGGCAGCGCGGGTCGGGCTGAGCAAGTGCAACGAGATGGCGGCCCAGATCCTCTTCACCCTGCAGAACCTCACCCCCGCTGTCGACGAGGTCGAGCTGAAGTCGGGCGACGCCCAGCTGTGCACGCTCACCGAGGACAGCGCCGATGGCGTCGCCGCGCGCGGTGAGGTCAAGCGTGCCGAGTACCTGTACTTCATCGACGGCAAGAAGCGGCTCGTGCGGATGGCGGCCGACAGCAGCGACAAGCAATCCGAAGCGGTGCCGGGCGCGCTGGGCGAGGGTGACGTCGAGCTGCGGTCGGTGGCGGTCTCGCGCGATGAGAACAGGGCGGCTGCCGTATCCGCGGACGGCAAGTCCTTGTACGTCGGATCGATGGTGTCGAGCGGTTCTCTCGGAGAGGCCGTGCTGCACAGCGCGGGCGGCTCGGTGGAGCACCGGTTGACGACGCCCAGCTGGGACAGCCAGGGCGATCTATGGGTGGCCGACCAGGACCCCGGCAACTCCAGGCTGCTGATGCTGGAGGGCGGCGCGGGCGAGCCGATCGTGGTGAACACGCCGGAGCTGGACGGCCGTATCGAATCCGTCCGGGTGGCCTCCGACGGGGTGCGGATCGCGCTCGTCGTCGACAAGGGCGGCAAGCAGTCCCTGCTCATCGGACGGATCGAGCGGAGCGGGAAGGTGGGCGAGAGCCAGGCCGTCTCGGTCTTCGGACTGCATTCCGCGGCACCGGAGTTGGAAGAGGTCACCGCCATGTCGTGGGCCGGCGACAGCCGACTGGTGGTCGTCGGGCGCGAGGAGGGTGGCGTGCAGCAGATGCGGTATGCCGCCGTCGACGGCTCCACACCTGAAGGTCCGGCGCCCGCCGCTCTGACCGGCGTGAAGGAGATCGCCGCGTCCGAGGACGAGCGGCTGCCGCTCGTGGCGTACTCGGAGGACGGGATCGTGCGCCTGCCGACCGGGGCCCAGTGGCAGAAGGTGATCACGGAGGGCTCGGCGCCGGTTTATCCCGGGTGA
- a CDS encoding glycerophosphoryl diester phosphodiesterase membrane domain-containing protein, with protein MNDTPGWASPGSAPSDGQQPGASGAAEPADRPGPEQPADQSGPDATGSGSKWSKEQPPPAQWSAPTGPPAGPGQAPPPPPPGPGWGSRPPDPGGYGGYGGPGAPGGYSGWGGGWGGPPPAAKPGVIPLRPLGVGEILDGAVSTMRTYWRTVLGIALTVAVLTEIIVILLQGFVLDDRASTEALNDPSASLDELTRALGDTMLTTSVVFLVSLIGTIAATALLTTVTSRAVLGKSVTTGEAWRDARPQIAKLFGLIFLLLLIAFGVILGGATPGIIVAAAGAGDAGAALAILGSLAAGVVALWLMIRFSLASPALMLEKQSIVKSMSRSAKLVRGSWWRVFGIQLLATIIANIVASIVVIPFTFLGAAVSGGGVSNFLDTGGSDLGWTFLIVSGIGAVIGSMITFPITAGVAVLLYIDQRIRREALDLELARAAGVQDYGTGAPGPTPGS; from the coding sequence ATGAACGACACTCCGGGCTGGGCTTCGCCCGGATCTGCCCCGTCCGACGGACAGCAGCCCGGTGCATCGGGCGCTGCCGAGCCTGCCGACAGGCCCGGCCCCGAGCAGCCCGCGGACCAGTCGGGCCCGGATGCGACGGGCTCCGGCTCGAAGTGGTCCAAGGAACAGCCGCCACCTGCCCAGTGGTCGGCACCCACCGGACCTCCGGCCGGCCCCGGACAGGCACCGCCACCGCCTCCGCCCGGCCCGGGCTGGGGCAGCCGGCCTCCCGACCCTGGCGGATACGGCGGCTACGGAGGCCCTGGTGCTCCCGGCGGATACAGCGGCTGGGGCGGCGGCTGGGGCGGTCCCCCGCCCGCGGCCAAGCCCGGTGTGATCCCGCTCCGCCCACTCGGCGTGGGCGAGATCCTCGACGGCGCTGTCTCCACCATGCGCACCTACTGGCGCACGGTTCTGGGCATCGCGCTGACCGTCGCCGTCCTCACGGAGATCATCGTCATCCTGCTCCAGGGCTTCGTCCTGGACGACCGCGCCAGCACCGAGGCCCTCAACGATCCGAGTGCCAGCCTCGACGAGCTGACCCGCGCCCTGGGCGACACCATGCTCACCACGAGCGTCGTCTTCCTGGTCTCCCTGATCGGCACCATCGCCGCGACCGCCCTGCTCACAACCGTCACCAGCCGGGCGGTGCTCGGCAAGTCCGTGACCACCGGCGAGGCCTGGCGCGACGCCCGTCCGCAGATCGCGAAGCTGTTCGGCCTGATCTTCCTGCTGCTGCTCATCGCCTTCGGGGTGATCCTCGGCGGCGCGACGCCCGGCATCATCGTGGCCGCAGCGGGTGCCGGTGACGCCGGTGCCGCCCTCGCCATCCTGGGCAGCCTCGCCGCGGGCGTGGTCGCCCTGTGGCTGATGATCCGCTTCTCCCTCGCCTCGCCGGCGCTGATGCTGGAGAAGCAGAGCATCGTGAAGTCGATGAGCCGCTCCGCGAAACTGGTCCGCGGCTCCTGGTGGCGGGTCTTCGGCATCCAGCTGCTGGCCACGATCATCGCGAACATCGTCGCGTCGATCGTCGTCATCCCCTTCACCTTCCTGGGTGCGGCTGTCAGCGGAGGCGGCGTCAGCAACTTCCTCGATACCGGCGGCAGCGACCTCGGCTGGACGTTCCTCATCGTCAGCGGGATCGGGGCGGTGATCGGCTCCATGATCACTTTCCCGATCACGGCCGGCGTCGCCGTGCTCCTCTACATCGACCAGCGCATCCGCCGCGAGGCCCTCGACCTCGAGCTGGCCCGCGCGGCCGGCGTGCAGGACTACGGCACAGGCGCCCCCGGCCCCACCCCGGGGAGCTGA
- a CDS encoding ComF family protein, whose translation MRGWWQDLTDLVLPAECGGCGRPRTVLCPECRTALSGAVPRRVRPVPEPPGLPTVHAAARYADEVRAVLLAHKERGALALAAPLGMALAGVVRAGLTSEQAPDSRPVLLVPVPSARGAVRARGHDPARQIALAAAGELRRGGVPARVVAVLRQRRAVADQAGLNSRQRLDNLAGALAVASGGAGLLTAGPVVLVDDLMTTGASLTEAARAVRAATAAVAACGRTDGTAGCSGAGGPETYARRAAAVYAAAPRERTEERRTGSLDEAVDRRHGVPGMAGPRRAGDKICAAVVAASPDSFEINRN comes from the coding sequence ATGCGGGGGTGGTGGCAGGACCTCACCGACCTGGTGCTGCCGGCCGAGTGCGGAGGCTGCGGTCGGCCTCGTACGGTGCTCTGCCCGGAGTGCCGTACGGCGCTGAGCGGTGCCGTACCGCGCCGGGTGCGCCCGGTGCCGGAGCCGCCCGGGCTGCCGACCGTACATGCGGCCGCCCGGTACGCGGACGAGGTGCGTGCGGTGCTGCTCGCTCACAAGGAACGGGGTGCGCTGGCGCTCGCTGCACCGCTGGGCATGGCCTTGGCAGGGGTCGTGCGGGCGGGCCTGACCAGCGAGCAGGCGCCGGACAGTCGGCCTGTGCTGCTCGTTCCCGTGCCCTCCGCGCGTGGAGCGGTGCGGGCTCGTGGGCATGATCCGGCTCGGCAGATCGCACTCGCCGCCGCGGGGGAGTTGCGGCGGGGCGGGGTGCCGGCGCGGGTGGTCGCCGTGCTGCGGCAGCGAAGGGCCGTGGCCGACCAGGCGGGGCTCAACTCCCGGCAGCGGCTGGACAATCTCGCGGGCGCGCTGGCGGTGGCCTCCGGAGGCGCAGGCCTGCTCACCGCGGGCCCGGTCGTGCTCGTCGACGACCTGATGACGACGGGCGCCTCCCTGACGGAGGCGGCGCGAGCCGTGCGGGCGGCGACAGCGGCAGTGGCCGCTTGCGGAAGAACGGACGGGACGGCTGGGTGCAGCGGGGCAGGCGGGCCGGAAACGTACGCAAGAAGGGCTGCGGCGGTGTATGCCGCGGCGCCTCGGGAAAGGACAGAGGAACGAAGGACTGGATCACTGGACGAGGCAGTGGATCGAAGGCACGGAGTGCCAGGAATGGCGGGCCCGCGCCGGGCCGGTGACAAGATCTGCGCAGCTGTGGTCGCGGCCTCGCCGGATTCTTTCGAAATAAACCGGAACTGA
- the mtnA gene encoding S-methyl-5-thioribose-1-phosphate isomerase: MADQYAQSGEDNQSTEIPAIRWEEPPEGPVVVLLDQTRLPVEEVELVCTDAPALVEAIRSLAVRGAPLLGIAGAYGVALAAARGFDVADAASALASARPTAVNLAVGVGRAEAAYRAEFGRSGDPEQSARAALTAARALHQEDAEASARMAEKGLALLDELLPGGGHRILTHCNTGRLVSGGEGTAFAVALAAHRAGRLRRLWVDETRPLLQGARLTAYEAARSGMAYTLLTDNAAGSLFAAGEVDAVLIGADRIAADGSVANKVGSYPLAVLARYHHVPFIVVAPVTTVDPDTPDGASIEVEQRAGHEVTELTAPQVPVAGAEAGGGIPVAPLGTQAYNPAFDVTPPELVTAIVTEEGAVSPVTAEALAELCARSREVTLS; this comes from the coding sequence ATGGCTGATCAGTACGCGCAATCCGGCGAGGACAACCAGTCGACCGAGATACCGGCGATCCGCTGGGAAGAGCCACCCGAAGGCCCGGTGGTGGTCCTGCTGGACCAGACGAGGCTGCCGGTCGAGGAGGTCGAACTGGTGTGTACGGACGCACCCGCGCTGGTGGAGGCGATCCGTTCACTCGCCGTGCGCGGGGCGCCGCTGCTGGGTATCGCGGGGGCGTACGGGGTCGCGCTCGCCGCCGCGCGTGGTTTCGACGTGGCCGACGCCGCGAGCGCGCTGGCGAGCGCCCGACCCACCGCGGTGAACCTCGCCGTCGGGGTGGGCCGGGCCGAGGCCGCGTACCGGGCGGAGTTCGGCAGGAGTGGTGATCCGGAGCAGTCCGCCCGGGCGGCGCTGACCGCGGCGCGTGCGCTGCACCAGGAGGACGCCGAGGCCAGTGCGCGAATGGCCGAGAAGGGGCTGGCGCTGCTGGACGAGCTGCTGCCCGGCGGTGGGCACAGGATCCTCACACACTGCAACACCGGGCGGCTGGTGTCGGGTGGTGAGGGGACGGCGTTCGCGGTGGCGCTCGCCGCGCATCGGGCGGGCCGGCTGCGGCGGCTGTGGGTGGACGAGACACGCCCGCTGCTGCAGGGCGCTCGGCTGACGGCGTACGAGGCGGCGCGCAGCGGCATGGCGTACACCTTGCTGACCGACAACGCGGCGGGGTCGCTGTTCGCGGCCGGGGAGGTGGACGCGGTGCTGATCGGGGCGGACCGTATCGCGGCCGACGGTTCGGTGGCGAACAAGGTGGGGAGCTATCCGCTCGCGGTGCTCGCCCGCTACCACCATGTGCCGTTCATCGTGGTGGCGCCGGTGACGACGGTGGATCCGGACACGCCGGACGGAGCGTCCATCGAGGTCGAGCAGCGGGCCGGCCATGAGGTGACCGAGCTGACGGCGCCCCAGGTGCCGGTGGCCGGAGCGGAGGCGGGAGGCGGGATTCCGGTGGCGCCGCTGGGGACACAGGCGTACAACCCGGCGTTCGATGTGACCCCGCCCGAGTTGGTGACGGCGATCGTCACTGAGGAGGGCGCCGTTTCACCTGTGACGGCTGAGGCCCTGGCAGAGCTGTGTGCCAGGTCTCGAGAGGTCACGCTCAGTTGA
- a CDS encoding DUF4129 domain-containing protein, producing the protein MSLAGGVLTAVPARVADTAARALLRAGDASALSRSDDEPPVTVPRDPAREAARRELSKGMYHENDPSLFQRALNAFWDWVGELFGTASAATPGGTLGLVVVILVVLAALGALWWRLGTPRRAPVSSAALFDDRPRSAAEHRAAAEAQAAQGHWNQAVQERMRAVVRALEERALLDVHPGRTADEAAAEAGRVLPSAADRLSAAARDFDDVTYGGRTATEQSYHRIAALDRDLERTKPVLASSAHSATQNARQGAAE; encoded by the coding sequence GTGAGCCTGGCGGGGGGAGTCCTCACGGCCGTACCGGCGCGCGTCGCCGACACGGCCGCACGGGCGCTGCTGCGCGCCGGTGACGCCTCGGCGCTGTCGCGCTCCGACGACGAACCGCCGGTGACCGTCCCGCGCGACCCGGCGCGGGAGGCGGCTCGGCGCGAGCTGTCCAAAGGCATGTACCACGAGAACGACCCCAGCCTGTTCCAGCGGGCGCTGAACGCATTCTGGGACTGGGTCGGCGAGCTGTTCGGCACCGCCTCGGCCGCCACTCCTGGGGGGACGCTCGGCCTGGTCGTCGTCATCCTGGTCGTCCTCGCAGCCCTGGGTGCCCTGTGGTGGCGCCTGGGCACCCCGCGTCGAGCACCAGTCTCCTCCGCCGCCCTCTTCGACGACCGCCCCCGCAGCGCCGCCGAACATCGCGCCGCCGCCGAGGCACAGGCCGCCCAGGGCCACTGGAACCAGGCCGTCCAAGAACGCATGCGGGCCGTCGTCCGCGCCCTGGAGGAACGCGCCCTCCTCGACGTCCACCCCGGCCGCACCGCCGACGAGGCCGCCGCGGAAGCGGGCCGCGTCCTGCCCTCCGCTGCGGACCGGCTGAGCGCAGCCGCCCGGGACTTCGACGACGTGACATACGGGGGACGGACGGCAACCGAGCAGTCGTACCACCGCATCGCCGCACTCGACCGCGACCTGGAGCGCACCAAACCGGTGCTCGCCAGCAGCGCCCACAGCGCGACCCAGAACGCCCGCCAGGGAGCCGCCGAATGA
- the mtrA gene encoding two-component system response regulator MtrA, with the protein MMSFMKGRVLVVDDDTALAEMLGIVLRGEGFEPSFVADGDKALAAFRETKPDLVLLDLMLPGRDGIEVCRLIRAESGVPIVMLTAKSDTVDVVVGLESGADDYIVKPFKPKELVARIRARLRRSEEPAPEQLAIGDLVIDVAGHSVKRDGQSIALTPLEFDLLVALARKPWQVFTREVLLEQVWGYRHAADTRLVNVHVQRLRSKVEKDPERPEIVVTVRGVGYKAGPS; encoded by the coding sequence ATGATGTCGTTTATGAAGGGACGAGTCCTTGTCGTCGACGACGACACCGCACTGGCCGAGATGCTCGGCATTGTGCTGCGTGGTGAAGGTTTTGAGCCGTCTTTTGTGGCCGACGGCGACAAGGCGCTGGCTGCTTTCCGTGAGACCAAGCCCGACCTGGTGCTGCTCGACCTGATGCTGCCCGGTCGGGACGGCATCGAGGTGTGCCGCCTGATCAGGGCGGAGTCGGGTGTGCCGATCGTGATGCTGACGGCAAAGAGCGACACCGTCGATGTCGTGGTGGGCCTGGAGTCGGGCGCGGACGACTACATCGTGAAGCCGTTCAAGCCGAAGGAACTGGTTGCCCGGATCCGGGCGCGGCTGCGGAGGTCCGAGGAGCCGGCGCCCGAGCAGCTTGCCATCGGTGACCTGGTCATCGACGTGGCCGGCCACTCCGTGAAGCGGGACGGGCAGTCGATCGCGCTGACGCCGCTGGAGTTCGATCTGCTGGTGGCGCTGGCCCGTAAGCCGTGGCAGGTGTTCACTCGTGAGGTTCTGCTCGAGCAGGTGTGGGGCTACCGGCACGCGGCCGACACGCGCCTTGTCAACGTGCATGTGCAGCGGCTGCGGTCCAAGGTCGAGAAGGACCCGGAGCGGCCGGAGATCGTGGTGACTGTCCGAGGTGTCGGTTACAAGGCCGGGCCGAGCTGA